Genomic DNA from Anthonomus grandis grandis chromosome 5, icAntGran1.3, whole genome shotgun sequence:
tctaatttagCGGGTATGGTTGAAAATTTGGTTAAGACAGTTGAACTGCAAACCAAGAGCAAAACGGTTGGAACTGATGAACAAAATTTACCAGCTAATATTCCACATTTTAATCCTGAAGATAAGGCTCTAACCGTAGTAAGGTGGTGTGACAGAATCGATGAATTGAAAAGTCTGTATAATTGGAGTGACGAGCGCACTAACTATAATGCTTTAACTAAGTTGGAAGGACTTGCAAAAACCTGGTATCGTGGGCTGCCATCAGTAAATTTTACCTGGGAAGAAtggaaactaaaattaaaaacagcgTTTCCATCAAAGCGTGATTTTTGCCGTAGCATACAAGAAATGATGCAACGGACTAAGCAGAGGCACGAATCGTACATCACTTATTATTATGAAAAGGAAGCCTTATTAAATCAATGCAAGATAACTGGGGAAGATGCAGTCTCGTGTCTGATAGGTGGAATTCCCGACCCAGTGGTACAGGCTGCTGCTCGAGCCAAAGATTGTCAAACACCGGAAGCTCTGCTTAATTATCTTAGAACTTGTGAGATAACGCAGCCTGGTACTTCGGGacgatttcaaaatataaactaCCGACCTAACCAACATTTTAATCATGGAGTCAAACGATTTGCTAAAAAGCCCTGGATTCTAACTGGTGGAGTCTCTGATGATACTGACAATCATAGCGGTGAAGATGGTGTACCGCTACCTTCAGATTCAGATTAGGTTGCGGGGGCGCAACATCCTGTCAGGTTGGCCGAATGTAaaacatatttgatttttatcattttattatattatatatttttttattttatattttaatatatgtattctcatttaaaacaaaactcttttaatgatctataataattctatctcaatttaattaattccataatcaattaataacttgatatatttaaaataacgtatattgctaaagatctctaatattcattgagttaa
This window encodes:
- the LOC126736841 gene encoding uncharacterized protein LOC126736841, whose translation is MCNKYSGVFGLRMAEEKSMAIQKRKKIRVIESSSDEDESTPTSSSINSTMREENIISNLAGMVENLVKTVELQTKSKTVGTDEQNLPANIPHFNPEDKALTVVRWCDRIDELKSLYNWSDERTNYNALTKLEGLAKTWYRGLPSVNFTWEEWKLKLKTAFPSKRDFCRSIQEMMQRTKQRHESYITYYYEKEALLNQCKITGEDAVSCLIGGIPDPVVQAAARAKDCQTPEALLNYLRTCEITQPGTSGRFQNINYRPNQHFNHGVKRFAKKPWILTGGVSDDTDNHSGEDGVPLPSDSD